GTGGGTCATGTTGAAGGAGCCCTTCCAGCTCTTGGCGAGCGGGGTGCGGGCGGTGGAAACGATCACTGCGGAGGTCATGTGCGGATTCCCTGGTTCTTTGCAAACATGCGGACGGCGGGGCTCAGGCGAACGCCTTGCCCTCGGCGGCGAGGCGGGCGAGCAGCGGCGCGGGCTCCCAGGCGGACGCATCGTCCAGCGGGTTCTGCGCGAAGCGCTGCATCGACTGCGCCACGTTGAAGAGGCCCACCTCGCTCGCGTAGTGCATGGGGCCGCCGCGGTGGATCGGGAATCCGTAGCCCGTGAGGTACACCATGTCGATGTCTCCGGACTTGCTCGCGATGCCTTCTTCCAGGATCTTCGCGCCCTCGTTCACCAGCGCGTAGACCAGGCGCTGCACGATCTCCTCGTCGCTGATCTTGCGCGGCGTGATGCCGGCCTCCTTGCGGTGGTCCTCGATCATCTTGTTCACCAGTTCGCTGGGGATCGCGTCGCGCTTGCCGGCCTGGTAGTCGTACCAGCCCGCGCCCGTCTTCTGGCCGTAGCGGCCCAGCTCGCAGAGCTTGTCGGCCGTGCGGCTGTACTTCATGTCGGGGCGCTCGACGGCGCGGCGCTTGCGGATCGCCCAGCCGATGTCGTTGCCCGCGAGGTCGCCCATGCGGAACGGGCCCATCGCGAAGCCGAACTTCTCCACTGCCTTGTCCACCTGGGCGGGCGTAGCGCCTTCGTCGAGCAGGAAGCCGGCCTGCTGGCTGTAGCGCTCGATCATGCGGTTGCCGATGAAGCCGTCGCACACGCCCGAGACCACGGCGGTCTTCTTGATCTTCTTGGCGAGCGCCATCACGGTGGCCAGCACGTCCTTGGCCGTCTCCTTGCCGCGCACCACTTCCAGCAGCTTCATCACGTTGGCGGGGCTGAAGAAGTGCATGCCCACCACGTCCTGCGGGCGCTTCGTGAACGATGCGATGCGGTCCACGTCCAGCGTGGAGGTGTTGGAGGCCAGGATCGCGCCGGGCTTGGCCACCTCGTCGAGCTTCTTGAACACCGTTTCCTTGACGCCCATCTCTTCGAACACGGCCTCGATGACGAGGTCCACGTCCTTCAGGTCGTCGTAACTCAGCGTGGGCGTGAGCAGGGCCATGCGCTGCTCGTACTTGTCCTGCTTGAGCTTGCCCTTGGCGACCTGCGCCTCGTAGTTCTTGCGGATAGTGGCGACGCCGCGGTCGAGTGCCTCCTGCTTCGTCTCCAGGATGGTGACGGCGATGCCGGCGTTCAGGAAGTTCATGCTGATGCCGCCGCCCATGGTGCCGGCACCGATCACGCCCACCTTGCGGATGTCGCGCTTGGGCGTGTCCGAGGGCACGTCGGGGATCTTGCTCGCGGCGCGCTCGGCCAGGAACAGGTGGCGCAGCGCGCGCGACTCGGGCGTCCACATCAGGTTGACGAACAGCTCGCGCTCATGGGCCAGGCCGTCCTCGAACTTGCGCTTGGTGGCGGCCTCGACCGCGTCCACGCACTTGAGCGGCGCGGGGAAGTTCTTCGCCATGCCCTTGACCATGTTGCGCGCGAACTGGAAGTACGCATCGCCCTGCGGGTGCCTGGCCGGCAGGTTGCGCACCAGCGGCAGCGGGCGCGCATCGGCCACGCCGCGCGCGAAGGCCAGCGCCTCTTCGGCCAGGGTTTCGGGCGACGCGGCCATCTTGTCGAACAGCTTCTGGCCGGGCATGCCGCCGATCAGCTCGCTCTTCACGGGTTCGCCGCTCACGATCATGTTGAGCGCGGCTTCCACGCCGACGACGCGCGGCAGGCGCTGCGTGCCGCCCGCGCCGGGCAGCAGGCCCAGCTTCACCTCGGGCAGCGCCATGCTGCAGCCGGGCGCGGCGACGCGGTAGTGGCAGCCCAGGGCCAGTTCCAGGCCGCCGCCCATGCACACGGTGTGGATGGCTGCGACCACGGGCTTGGCGGACTGCTCCACCGTGCGGATCACCGAATGCAGGTTCGGCTCCTGCAGCGCCTTGTCGGTGCCGAATTCCTTGATGTCCGCGCCGCCGGAGAAGGCACCGCCCGCTCCCGTGATGACGATGGCCTTCACGGCCGCATCGGCATTCGCGCGGGCCAGCCCGTCGGTGATGCCCTTGCGCGTGGCGTGGCCCAGCCCGTTCACGGGCGGGTTGGCCAGGGTGATCACGGCCACATCGCCGTGGACTTGGTATTCAGCGGTCATTGCTTGTCCCTTGGTTTGATCTAGAAAAGAACGATCGTGCTTTTTGATTCTAGAGAGTCCGGGCGCGGATGCCAGCCAGGGTTGTCCCGGCTGGGACAGAAATGGGCATCGCATCGTGCACTGTGCCAGGGCGTCGCGCGCGCCGTGGTGGCGCAAAGCCGACGAACCACACGCCGTTACAGCAGGACTCTGGAGCGGCCGCTAAGGTGGCGGGCGCTCCAATTCCCATCCTCTGCGAAAGGTTTCCATGGTTGCTTCGCCCCGCCGTCGCCCGGCGCCCGCGTCCCCCCAAACACCCGCGGACACGCCGCCAGAGCGGCCCTCTTCCGGCATGCCCCGACGCACGCTGCTGCAAGGCGGCGTCGGTGTTGCCTGGGCCGCTGCCGCGCCCTGGATGGCGGCGCACGCCGCCGGCGCCACCCTGCCCTTCGCGGGCATGAACCTGTCGGGCCTGGGATCGAACAGTTTCGTTGAGAACGCCGCCATCGGCACCCACTACCGCGACATCACCGACCAGCACATTGCAGCAGCCGGCGATTGCCCGCTGTTCCGGCTGCCTACCACCGCGCAACGCTTCAGCACCGGCCAGGGTCTGCCGTTGAACGAGACCTACTTCCAGCAGGTGCGCACCGTGCTCGACCGCCTCGCCGCCCGGGGCAAGCAGGCCATCGTGGAACTGCACGATTACCTGCGCCTGCCCACCCGCGTGGCGGCGCTGCAGGGCTACCGCATCCAGGCCGGCCAACTCGTGGGGCCCGATGGCCGCGTGGTGGCCGATCCTGCAGCCGATACCGTGTGGCAGGGCAGCTACCGCAAGGGCGACTTCGACTACCTCGCGTATTTCGACGGGCGCGACCAGTTGCTCAAGCTCTACGAATACCGCGTGATCGGCACGCGCGGCTGCAAGCTCTACACGGAAGACGGCCTGCCGGACCTCTGGTCGCGCATCGTGCAGCGCCTGCGCGACCATCCCGCGGTCTTCGGCTGGGGGCTCATGAACGAGCCCCATACCGGCAAGGAGAAGAACACCGACGGCACACCCTTCGACATGCGCGCCCACTGGCTGCGCATCGCCACGCGCACGGCCGCGCGCATCTTCGACTTCGACCGCCGGCACTTCGTTTTCATCTGCGGCAACGAGTACGCATCAGCGCGCCTGTGGCCCGAGGTCTCCGACGGGCTCTCGGCCATCCCCGATCCCCACGGCCTCATCGTCTACGAGGCGCACAACTACCTCGACAACGGCGGCACAGGCGGCGGCGCTTGGCTCGACCCGAAGGAACGCGTGGCGCCCGACACTGGGGAGAAGATGGTGACGCCCTTCGTCGAGTGGCTCAAGGACAACGGCAAGCGCGGCTTCCTCGGCGAGCACGGCTACCCGGAAGGCAACGCCAGCGCCGAGATCGCCACCCGCCGCATGCTGCAGTTCCTGCAGCGCAACAACGTGCCCAGCACGCAGTGGTGTTTCGGCCCGGGCTGGCCCGCCGGCGATCCGCTCGGCATGAGCTACGACCTGGACGCGAACACCGTCGCGGTCAAGGGCAACATCGCGGCCGTCAAGCCCTTCTTCACCGCGCGCCTCGCCACGTACCAGGCGCCGCTGCTCTAGCCGCAGGCTTCAGGCTCCCGGGGCCGGCGCACTGCCAGCCAGGTACGCAGTGGCGCCAGTTCCGCGTGCGCGGTGCCGGCTGAACACGTCCAGCACCTCTTCGTCGGTCTGGTCGTCGGTGATGCACGGGACGGGGATGCCAAGTTCTGCGGCGCCGGGAGAACACAAACGGGGGCGGAACTTGGTCAGACACGCACGGGATTCGGGACATGCCTACGGTGCCGTAATAGGTCAGAAAATGTTAATGGGACTGCGCAAAGGCGCTGCAACAGCCCTCTCACCGCCCCTGCAGCCGCGGGAGACTGGCCCCTACCGACCGACCGATCACCGCACTGCCGCGCGGCTCACGGCGCTCAGACCTCCAGCCACTCCTTGCGCACCGCCGTGTTTTCTCGCAGGCCTTCGGGCGTGCCGTCGAACACGATGCTGCCGTGGCCCATGACCAGCGCCCGGTCGGAGATGCGCATGGCGATGGTGAGCTTCTGCTCGATGAGCAGCACCGACACGCCGCGCTCCCGGATCTTCTGCAGGTAGTCACCCACCAGCTCGACGATCTTGGGCGCCAGGCCCTCGGTGGGCTCGTCGATGATGATCAGGTCCGGATCGCCCATGAGCGTGCGGCAGAGCGTGAGCATCTGCTGCTCGCCGCCGGACATCACGCCGGCCTCGGTGTGCTGGCGCTCCTTGAGCCGCGGGAACATCGCGTACATGTCGTCGAAGCCCCAGCGGCTGCCCTTGCCCCGCCCTTTCTGGCCGAGCAGCAGGTTCTGGTGCACCGTGAGGTTGGGAAACACGTCGCGGCTTTCCGGCACGTAGCCCAGCCCCAGGTGGGCGATCTCGTAGGGCTTGCGGCCGTTGAGCCGCTGGCCTTTCCAGTCGAGCGTGCCCTCCCACTGCACCAGGCCCATGATGGCCTTGGCCGTGGTGGAGCGGCCGGAGCCGTTGCGGCCGAGCAGCGCAACGATCTCGCCCGGCGCCACGTCGAAGCCCACCCCGTGCAGCACATGGCTCTTGCCGTAGTAGGCATGCAGGTCCTGTATGTGCAGCATGTCAGTGCCCCTCCGCCTGTTGCGACGCGACCACCGAGCCAAGGTAGGCCTCCTGCACGCGCGGGTTGGCCCGCACGGCCTCGGGGGTGTCGAAGGCGATCACCTCGCCATACACCACCACCGCGATGCGGTCGGCCAGGCCGAAGACCACGCCCATGTCGTGCTCCACGGTGAGCAGGGTGCGCCCCTGCGTCACCTCGCGGATGAGCTGGATGAACCGCGCCGTTTCGCTCTTGCTCATGCCCGCCGTGGGCTCGTCCAGCAGGATCACGTTCGCGCCGCCCGCGATGGTGATGCCGATCTCCAGCGCGCGCTGCTCGGCGTAGGTGAGGTTCATGGCCAGCGTGTCGCGCTTGGGCGCCAGATGGATCTGCTCCAGCAGTTCCTCGGCCCGCGCATTCGCGTCGTGCAGCCGCGAGAGGAACCGCCAGAAGCTGTAGCGGTAGCCCAGGCTCCAGAGCACGCCGCAGCGCAGGTTCTCGAACACGCTGAGCTTGGGGAAGATGTTGGTGATCTGGAAGCTGCGCGACAGGCCCATGCGGTTGATCTCGTACGGCGCCTTGCCGTCGATGCGCTGGCCGTTCAGCAGCACCTCGCCGCTCGACGGACCGAAGCGCCCGCTGACCAGGTTGAACAGCGTGGACTTGCCCGCGCCGTTGGGGCCGATGATGGCCACGCGCTCGCCCGCCTTCACGGCGAGGTTGGCGCCGCGGATGATCTCGGTCTTGCCGAAGCGCTTGCGCAGGTCGCGCAGTTCCAGCGCCGGAGTGCCTTCTGCGGGCGCCATCATGCATTCCCCCCCTTGCCGGCCGCGCCCCGTTGCAGGTCGCGCTCGATGGCTTCCTGCGTGGCGCTCCACCGCTGCGCGAAGTTCCGTCGGCAGACCTCGAAGAGCCCGATCCCCACGGCGAAGACAAGGCCGGTGGCGATCCAGGTCGCCGTGCTGCGCGCATCGAGCGTGGCGCCCAGGAAGCCGATGTGCGGACCGAGCGCCGCGTTGAGCTGCAGGTGGTAGGTCATCTCGATCATGGCGGCGGCGCCCAGCACGGCGACGATCGCCGTGCTGCACAGCGCCAGGTAGCTGGGCAGCAGTGCACGCAGGCGTCCATGGCGCGCCACGCGCAGGTTCATCATGATCAGGCTGGCGATGCCGCCCGGCGCATACATGACCATGAAAAGGAACACGAGGCCCAGGTAGAGCAGCCAGGCCTTGGACAGCTCCGACAGCAGCACCGACGCGAACACCAGCAGCACCGCGCCGATGATGGGCCCGAAGAAGAACGTGGCGCCGCCCAGGAAGGTGAACAGCAGGTAGGAGCCCGAGCGCATCACGCTCACGCTGTCGGCGGCGGTGACGATCTCGAAATTGATGGCCGCCAGCGCGCCTCCGATGCCCGCGAAGAAGCCCGCGATGATGAAGGCGTAGTAGCGCACGCGCTGCGTGTTGTAGCCGATGAACTCCACACGCTCGGGGTTGTCGCGCACCGCGTTCAGGATGCGGCCCAGCGGCGTGCCCGTGAAGGCGAACATGAGCGCCGTGCAGACGAAGCAGTAGGCCGCGATCAGGTAGTACACCTGCAGGGCCGGCCCGAAGGTGATGCCGAGAAAGCCTTTGCCGTACACCCGGTCGGTCGTGATGCCGCCCTCGCCGCCGAAGAATTCCGGGAACATCAGCGCCATGGACGCCACCAGCTCGCCGATGCCGAGCGTGATCATCGCGAAGGTGGTGCCCGACTTCTTCGTGGTGACGAAGCCCAGGAGGACCGCGAAGAGCATGCCCGCCAGCCCGCCCACGAGCGGTATCAGCACGAGCGGAATGGGCAACGCGCCCTGGCTCGCCCAGTTCATCGCGTGCACCGCCAGGAACGATCCCATGCCTGTATAGACCGCGTGCCCGAAGCTCAGCATGCCGCCCTGCCCCAGCAGGATGTTGTACGAGAGGCAGATGATGATGAGGTAGCCGATCTGCGCGAGCATGGTGAGCGCCAGGCTGCTCGTGAAGACCTTGGGCGCCACGATGAGCACGAGCGCGAACGCGCTCCACACCACGGCGCGGCCGATGTTGAGCGGCCGGAAGCTGTAGTGCTGGCCCGCGCTGGAGGAGGAAGTCGTTGGCATGGTGGATCAATCCTCCCGGGTTCCAAGGAGCCCCTTGGGGCGGAAGATGAGGATCAGCACGAGGAACAGGTAGGGCAGGATCGGCGCGACCTGCGAGATGGTGAGCTTGAGCACCGGGTAGCCGAAGGTCTGCTCCGTCACCGCCATGCCCAGGGCCCGCAGTGCATGCACCATCGAGTAGTCGAGCGCCACGGCGAAGGTCTGCACGAGGCCGATGATGAGCGATGCGAGGAAAGCCCCCGCGAGCGATCCCATGCCACCCACCACCACCACCACGAAGATGATGGAGCCGACCGACGCCGCCATCGCCGGCTCCGTCACATAGGTGTTGCCTCCGATCACGCCCGCCAGCCCCGCCAGCGCGCAGCCGCCGCCGAACACCAGCATGAACACGCGGGGCACGTTGTGGCCCAGGGCCTCGACCATCTCGGGCTGCTTGAGCGCCGCCTGGATCACGAGCCCGATGCGCGTGCGGGTCAAGACCAGCCACACCGACAACAGCATCAGCAGCGCCACCAGCATCACGAAGGAACGCGACTTCGGGAACTGCGTGCCGTAGAGGGAAAAGAGCGGGCCCTGCAGCTGCGTCGGCAGCGCGTAGGGGACGGTGGAACGGCCCCAGACCAGCTGCACGATCTCCAGGACCAGGTACGACAGGCCGAAGGTCACGAGCAGTTCGGGCACGTGGCCGAACTTGTGCACCCGGCGCAGCGCATAGCGCTCGAAAGCCGCGCCCAGCAGGCCCACGGCCAGCGGCGCGATAAAGAGTGCGGGCCAGAAGCCCAGCACGCCCGAGATCGAATAGGCGAAATAAGCGCCCAGCATGTAGAAGCTGGTGTGCGCGAAATTGAGCACGCCCATCATGCTGAAGATCAGCGTCAGCCCGGAGCTGAGCATGAACAGCAGCAGGCCGTAGCTCACCCCGTTCAGCAGCGAGATGACGAAAAACTCAAGATTCATCGCAATGAACGCCCCGCGGCGCTGGAGAGTGGCCGATTGGAAAAAGGCCCGGCGCCAGCCGGGCCACCTTCAGGCATGTCGCCGCCACGAAGGCGGCTCCGGCTCACGACGGCCGCTTCATCTGGCAGGAGCTGGGCGTGCTGGCCACATAGGGCTCGTAATACTTCACAGGCACGAAGGTGTAGCCCGTATTCTCCGCGTCGTTGGGGTACTTGCCGCCCGCCTTTTCCCACTTGGAGACGAACAGTCCCTGCTGGAGCTGGTGGTCGGTCTTGCGCATTTCCACCTCGCCGTTGAAGCTGGTGAACTTCATCCCCTCGAAGACGGCGGCGACCTTCACGGGGTCGGTGCTCTTGGCCTTGACGAAGCCGGCGTCGAGCATCGCGAACGCGTGGTACACGGCGCCGGTGTACATGTCGTCGTTGAACTTCTTCTTGTACTCGGTCACCACGCGGCCGATGTCGCCGGGCAGGTTCAGGTGGTTGTACGACACCATGTACACGCGCCCTGCCGCGGCCGACCCCATGGCCGTGGGCGATCCGGTCACGCCGCCGTAGTAGGTATAGAAATTGACGTTGGAGAGGCCCGCGTCGTTGGCCGCCTTGATGAGCAGCGCGAGGTCGGAGCCCCAGTTGCCGGTGATCACCGTGTCCGCGCCCGACTGGCGGATCTTGGCGATGTAGGGCGCGAAG
The DNA window shown above is from Acidovorax sp. NCPPB 4044 and carries:
- a CDS encoding 3-hydroxyacyl-CoA dehydrogenase NAD-binding domain-containing protein; translated protein: MTAEYQVHGDVAVITLANPPVNGLGHATRKGITDGLARANADAAVKAIVITGAGGAFSGGADIKEFGTDKALQEPNLHSVIRTVEQSAKPVVAAIHTVCMGGGLELALGCHYRVAAPGCSMALPEVKLGLLPGAGGTQRLPRVVGVEAALNMIVSGEPVKSELIGGMPGQKLFDKMAASPETLAEEALAFARGVADARPLPLVRNLPARHPQGDAYFQFARNMVKGMAKNFPAPLKCVDAVEAATKRKFEDGLAHERELFVNLMWTPESRALRHLFLAERAASKIPDVPSDTPKRDIRKVGVIGAGTMGGGISMNFLNAGIAVTILETKQEALDRGVATIRKNYEAQVAKGKLKQDKYEQRMALLTPTLSYDDLKDVDLVIEAVFEEMGVKETVFKKLDEVAKPGAILASNTSTLDVDRIASFTKRPQDVVGMHFFSPANVMKLLEVVRGKETAKDVLATVMALAKKIKKTAVVSGVCDGFIGNRMIERYSQQAGFLLDEGATPAQVDKAVEKFGFAMGPFRMGDLAGNDIGWAIRKRRAVERPDMKYSRTADKLCELGRYGQKTGAGWYDYQAGKRDAIPSELVNKMIEDHRKEAGITPRKISDEEIVQRLVYALVNEGAKILEEGIASKSGDIDMVYLTGYGFPIHRGGPMHYASEVGLFNVAQSMQRFAQNPLDDASAWEPAPLLARLAAEGKAFA
- a CDS encoding glycoside hydrolase family 5 protein, yielding MPRRTLLQGGVGVAWAAAAPWMAAHAAGATLPFAGMNLSGLGSNSFVENAAIGTHYRDITDQHIAAAGDCPLFRLPTTAQRFSTGQGLPLNETYFQQVRTVLDRLAARGKQAIVELHDYLRLPTRVAALQGYRIQAGQLVGPDGRVVADPAADTVWQGSYRKGDFDYLAYFDGRDQLLKLYEYRVIGTRGCKLYTEDGLPDLWSRIVQRLRDHPAVFGWGLMNEPHTGKEKNTDGTPFDMRAHWLRIATRTAARIFDFDRRHFVFICGNEYASARLWPEVSDGLSAIPDPHGLIVYEAHNYLDNGGTGGGAWLDPKERVAPDTGEKMVTPFVEWLKDNGKRGFLGEHGYPEGNASAEIATRRMLQFLQRNNVPSTQWCFGPGWPAGDPLGMSYDLDANTVAVKGNIAAVKPFFTARLATYQAPLL
- a CDS encoding ABC transporter ATP-binding protein; this encodes MLHIQDLHAYYGKSHVLHGVGFDVAPGEIVALLGRNGSGRSTTAKAIMGLVQWEGTLDWKGQRLNGRKPYEIAHLGLGYVPESRDVFPNLTVHQNLLLGQKGRGKGSRWGFDDMYAMFPRLKERQHTEAGVMSGGEQQMLTLCRTLMGDPDLIIIDEPTEGLAPKIVELVGDYLQKIRERGVSVLLIEQKLTIAMRISDRALVMGHGSIVFDGTPEGLRENTAVRKEWLEV
- a CDS encoding ABC transporter ATP-binding protein: MAPAEGTPALELRDLRKRFGKTEIIRGANLAVKAGERVAIIGPNGAGKSTLFNLVSGRFGPSSGEVLLNGQRIDGKAPYEINRMGLSRSFQITNIFPKLSVFENLRCGVLWSLGYRYSFWRFLSRLHDANARAEELLEQIHLAPKRDTLAMNLTYAEQRALEIGITIAGGANVILLDEPTAGMSKSETARFIQLIREVTQGRTLLTVEHDMGVVFGLADRIAVVVYGEVIAFDTPEAVRANPRVQEAYLGSVVASQQAEGH
- a CDS encoding branched-chain amino acid ABC transporter permease → MPTTSSSSAGQHYSFRPLNIGRAVVWSAFALVLIVAPKVFTSSLALTMLAQIGYLIIICLSYNILLGQGGMLSFGHAVYTGMGSFLAVHAMNWASQGALPIPLVLIPLVGGLAGMLFAVLLGFVTTKKSGTTFAMITLGIGELVASMALMFPEFFGGEGGITTDRVYGKGFLGITFGPALQVYYLIAAYCFVCTALMFAFTGTPLGRILNAVRDNPERVEFIGYNTQRVRYYAFIIAGFFAGIGGALAAINFEIVTAADSVSVMRSGSYLLFTFLGGATFFFGPIIGAVLLVFASVLLSELSKAWLLYLGLVFLFMVMYAPGGIASLIMMNLRVARHGRLRALLPSYLALCSTAIVAVLGAAAMIEMTYHLQLNAALGPHIGFLGATLDARSTATWIATGLVFAVGIGLFEVCRRNFAQRWSATQEAIERDLQRGAAGKGGNA
- a CDS encoding branched-chain amino acid ABC transporter permease, whose translation is MNLEFFVISLLNGVSYGLLLFMLSSGLTLIFSMMGVLNFAHTSFYMLGAYFAYSISGVLGFWPALFIAPLAVGLLGAAFERYALRRVHKFGHVPELLVTFGLSYLVLEIVQLVWGRSTVPYALPTQLQGPLFSLYGTQFPKSRSFVMLVALLMLLSVWLVLTRTRIGLVIQAALKQPEMVEALGHNVPRVFMLVFGGGCALAGLAGVIGGNTYVTEPAMAASVGSIIFVVVVVGGMGSLAGAFLASLIIGLVQTFAVALDYSMVHALRALGMAVTEQTFGYPVLKLTISQVAPILPYLFLVLILIFRPKGLLGTRED